A genomic window from Maylandia zebra isolate NMK-2024a linkage group LG20, Mzebra_GT3a, whole genome shotgun sequence includes:
- the agmat gene encoding guanidino acid hydrolase, mitochondrial yields MSSLRRNLHLSRTITAAAADFFALQPRQTLALCSDRRGLCINPNRQCSGKRYNVPPSAEFVARVAGIPTMAKLPYQDTAEGLDAAFVGVPIDTGTSNRPGARFGPRQIRVESAMLRAYNSGTRAAPYESLVVADIGDVNVNVYDLKDTCKRIREAYRKILATGCIPLTMGGDHTIAYPILQAVAEKHGPVGLIHVDAHADTSDVVLGEKIGHGTPFRRCVEEGLLDCKRVVQIGLRGSGYSADSYEWSRAQGFRVVQVEECWFKSLAPLMDEVRNQMGKGPVYLSFDIDALDPGFAPGTGTPEIAGLTPIQGVEIIRGCHGLNLVGCDLVEVSPPYDTTGNTALTGANLLFEMLCVLPKIKYY; encoded by the exons ATGTCGTCGCTTCGGAGAAACTTGCATTTGAGTCGTACCATTACCGCTGCAGCAGCGGACTTTTTCGCCTTGCAGCCACGACAGACTTTGGCTCTTTGCAGCGACAGACGAGGCCTTTGCATAAATCCGAACAGACAATGCTCAGGGAAACGCTACAATGTACCACCGAGCGCCGAGTTTGTTGCCAGGGTGGCCGGGATCCCCACCATGGCCAAATTACCTTACCAGGACACCGCAGAAGGGCTTGATGCAGCGTTTGTTGGCGTCCCAATTGATACCGGGACCTCGAACCGACCTGGCGCAAG GTTTGGCCCACGACAGATCAGAGTTGAGTCGGCCATGCTGAGGGCTTACAACAGTGGCACCAGGGCAGCACCTTATGAGTCCCTCGTGGTTGCTGATATTGGGGATGTGAACGTTAATGTGTATGACCTGAAAGACACTTGCAAACGCATCAGGGAGGCCTACAGAAAGATCCTGGCCACTGGCTGCATCCCGCTAACTATGG GTGGCGATCACACTATTGCTTACCCAATCCTGCAAGCCGTTGCTGAGAA GCATGGCCCAGTGGGTTTGATCCATGTGGATGCTCATGCTGACACCAGTGATGTGGTATTGGGGGAGAAAATAGGCCACGGGACTCCATTCAGACGATGTGTGGAGGAAGGATTACTGGACTGCAAGAGAGTGGTCCAGATTGGCCTTCGGGGTTCAGGCTATTCTGCCGACTCATATGAATGGAGTCGGGCACAG GGCTTCCGTGTTGTGCAAGTGGAAGAGTGTTGGTTCAAATCTCTTGCGCCTTTAATGGATGAGGTCAGGAATCAGATGGGCAAAGGTCCAGTATACCTCAGTTTTGACATTGATGCTCTTGACCCTGGCTTTGCTCCTGGAACAGGCACACCTGAGATAGCAGGGCTCACTCCCATACAG GGAGTTGAGATTATTCGGGGATGCCATGGTCTGAACCTTGTTGGATGTGATCTAGTGGAGGTGTCACCACCCTACGACACCACAG GAAACACTGCATTGACTGGGGCCAACCTCCTCTTTGAAATGTTATGTGTTCTCCCAAAAATTAAGTACTATTGA
- the LOC101472165 gene encoding tubulin alpha-1B chain codes for MRECISIHVGQAGVQIGNACWELYCLEHGIQPDGQMPSDKAIGGGDDSFNTFFSETGAGKHVPRAVFVDLEPTVIDEVRTGTYRQLFHPEQLITGKEDAANNYARGHYTIGKEIIDLVLDRIRKLADQCTGLQGFLVFHSFGGGTGSGFTSLLMERLSVDYGKKSKLEFSIYPAPQVSTAVVEPYNSILTTHTTLEHSDCAFMVDNEAIYDICRRNLDIERPTYTNLNRLISQIVSSITASLRFDGALNVDLTEFQTNLVPYPRIHFPLATYAPVISAEKAYHEQLSVAEITNACFEPANQMVKCDPRHGKYMACCLLYRGDVVPKDVNAAIATIKTKRSIQFVDWCPTGFKVGINYQPPTVVPGGDLAKVQRAVCMLSNTTAIAEAWARLDHKFDLMYAKRAFVHWYVGEGMEEGEFSEAREDMAALEKDYEEVGVDSIEGEGEEEGEEY; via the exons ATG CGTGAGTGTATTTCCATCCACGTTGGTCAAGCTGGTGTCCAAATTGGCAATGCCTGCTGGGAGCTTTACTGCCTGGAACATGGGATCCAGCCAGACGGTCAGATGCCCAGTGACAAAGCCATTGGTGGTGGAGACGATTCTTTCAACACCTTCTTCAGTGAGACTGGAGCTGGAAAGCACGTTCCCAGAGCTGTTTTTGTCGACTTAGAGCCCACTGTCATCG ATGAGGTGCGCACTGGGACCTACCGCCAGTTGTTCCACCCTGAGCAGCTGATCACTGGCAAGGAGGATGCTGCTAACAACTACGCCCGTGGACACTACACCATTGGCAAAGAAATCATTGACTTGGTTCTGGACAGGATTCGTAAACTG GCTGATCAGTGCACTGGTCTTCAGGGCTTCCTGGTGTTCCACAGCTTCGGCGGTGGCACCGGCTCTGGTTTCACCTCCCTGCTGATGGAGCGTCTGTCTGTCGACTACGGCAAGAAGTCCAAGCTAGAGTTCTCCATTTACCCAGCTCCCCAGGTGTCCACCGCTGTGGTGGAGCCCTACAACTCCATCCTGACCACCCACACCACCCTAGAGCACTCTGACTGTGCCTTCATGGTAGATAACGAGGCCATCTACGATATCTGTCGTAGGAACCTCGATATCGAGCGTCCTACTTACACCAACCTGAACAGGCTGATCAGTCAGATTGTGTCCTCCATCACTGCTTCCCTCCGCTTTGATGGTGCCCTCAATGTTGATCTGACAGAGTTCCAGACCAACTTGGTGCCATACCCCCGTATCCACTTCCCCCTGGCCACCTATGCTCCAGTCATCTCTGCCGAGAAGGCTTACCACGAGCAGCTCTCAGTGGCTGAGATCACAAACGCCTGCTTTGAGCCAGCCAATCAGATGGTGAAATGTGACCCTCGCCACGGCAAGTACATGGCCTGTTGCCTTTTGTACCGTGGTGATGTGGTACCCAAAGATGTCAATGCTGCCATTGCCACCATCAAAACTAAGCGCTCCATCCagtttgtggactggtgccccACTGGTTTCAAGGTTGGCATCAACTACCAGCCCCCCACTGTGGTTCCTGGTGGAGATCTGGCCAAGGTCCAGAGGGCTGTGTGCATGCTGAGCAACACAACTGCTATTGCAGAGGCCTGGGCTCGGCTCGACCACAAGTTCGATCTGATGTACGCTAAGCGTGCCTTTGTTCACTGGTACGTGGGTGAGGGTATGGAGGAGGGAGAGTTCTCCGAGGCCAGAGAGGACATGGCAGCTCTGGAGAAGGATTATGAGGAGGTGGGAGTTGATTCTATTGAGGGTGAAGGagaagaggaaggagaggagTACTGA
- the pink1 gene encoding serine/threonine-protein kinase PINK1, mitochondrial, with translation MSVKHAISRGLELGRSVFQLGLLKSGGRLAAKLRADRFRAGPSVRTAQPQAFLPSRYRYYRTSLKGLAAQLQSAGFRRFAGGSPRNRAVFLAFGLGVGLIEQQLEDDRKSASTCQEIQAVFRKKKFQSPFKPFTSGYKLEDYILGNQIGKGSNAAVYEAAAQFAPPKQSARKCSLVQIKEGEVEAEAPRSLTCCSLRNFPFAIKMMWNFGAGSSSEAILKSMSQELVPAGPHALKQEKEEITLDGHFGVLPKRVSAHPNVIRVYRAFTADVPLLPGAQEEYPDVLPPRLNPTGLGNNRTLFLVMKNYPCTLRQYLEMSTPSRRQGTLMVLQLLEGIDHLCREGVAHRDLKSDNVLLEFDSDGCPRLVISDFGCCLAQSDSSLQLPFNSIWVSKGGNASLMAPEVATAVPGCGVVLDYSKADAWAVGAISYEIFGQQNPFYRAVGLESRNYQEKQLPPLPSSVPADVQFVIRLLLRRNPNKRPTARVAANMLHLSLWGRKALANQDSVGMRKLADWLLCQSAVVLLKGCQGPSGNKVEAELQRSFLANLELEDLRTAVGFLLYGREQSQACVLSV, from the exons ATGTCTGTGAAACACGCTATTAGCCGGGGACTCGAGTTGGGCCGGTCGGTCTTTCAGCTCGGTCTCCTGAAATCCGGTGGCCGACTCGCAGCAAAGCTCCGAGCTGACCGTTTCCGTGCAGGCCCGTCGGTCCGCACCGCTCAGCCTCAGGCTTTCCTGCCGTCTCGGTACCGCTATTACCGCACTTCTCTGAAAGGCCTGGCAGCTCAGCTTCAGTCCGCCGGCTTCAGGAGGTTTGCTGGCGGGTCCCCGCGTAACAGAGCTGTATTTTTGGCTTTCGGTCTCGGTGTGGGGCTTATCGAACAACAGTTGGAGGATGACAGAAAGAGTGCTTCAACATGCCAGGAGATCCAG GCTGTTTTTAGAAAGAAGAAATTCCAGAGTCCATTTAAGCCATTCACCTCTGGATATAAACTGGAGGATTACATTCTAGGGAACCAGATTGGGAAAGGCTCCAATGCAGCTGTGTATGAGGCTGCAGCTCAGTTTGCTCCTCCAAAGCAAAGTGCCAGAAAATGCTCCCTGGTGCAGATAAAAGAAGGTGAAGTGGAAGCTGAGGCACCTCGATCTCTGACATGCTGCTCACTAAGGAACTTCCCTTTTGCTATTAAGATGATGTGGAACTTTGGG GCTGGGTCATCAAGTGAGGCCATCTTAAAGTCTATGTCTCAGGAGCTGGTCCCTGCAGGTCCTCATGCCTTAaagcaggaaaaagaagaaattacTCTGGATGG ACATTTCGGAGTCCTGCCCAAAAGAGTGTCAGCACACCCTAATGTAATCAGAGTGTACCGGGCTTTTACTGCAGATGTTCCATTGCTACCAGGTGCTCAGGAGGAATATCCAGATGTTTTGCCACCCAGGCTTAACCCTACAGGCCTGGGCAACAATCGCACTCTTTTCCTGGTCATGAAGAA CTATCCATGCACACTGAGGCAGTACCTGGAAATGTCCACACCAAGCCGCAGGCAGGGCACTCTGATGGTGCTGCAGCTCCTTGAGGGGATTGACCATTTGTGCAGAGAGGGTGTCGCTCACAgggatctaaaatcagacaacgTGCTGTTGGAATTCGACTCAG ATGGTTGCCCCCGTTTAGTGATTTCTGACTTTGGATGCTGTCTGGCCCAGAGCGATTCTAGTCTGCAGCTGCCCTTCAACAGCATTTGGGTCAGCAAAGGAGGGAATGCTTCACTTATGGCTCCGGAG GTGGCCACTGCAGTTCCAGGATGTGGTGTGGTGCTTGACTACAGCAAGGCAGATGCCTGGGCCGTGGGCGCCATTTCCTACGAGATATTTGGACAGCAAAATCCATTCTATCGAGCAGTGGGACTGGAGAGCAGGAATTACCAGGAGAAGCAGCTTCCTCCTCTACCCTCCAGTGTTCCAGCTGATGTGCAGTTCGTGATACGCTTACTTCTCAGGAGGAACCCAAACAAG CGCCCCACTGCCCGTGTGGCAGCTAACATGCTACATCTGAGCCTCTGGGGTCGGAAGGCTCTGGCTAACCAGGACAGTGTGGGCATGAGGAAGCTGGCTGATTGGTTGCTCTGCCAGTCTGCTGTGGTTCTCCTTAAGGGCTGTCAGGGGCCCAGTGGGAACAAAGTGGAGGCGGAGCTTCAGAGGAGTTTCCTGGCTAACTTAGAGCTGGAGGACCTGCGCACTGCTGTAGGCTTCCTCCTCTATGGGCGAGAGCAGAGCCAGGCCTGCGTGCTGTCTGTCTAG